AATAACAAGAACACTTTTTGTGATAACTACGGGATTGGAGGTTCAATATGATTTCGACTACGGATTTCAGAACGGGGCTTACTTTTGAGTTGGAAGGAGAGGTTGTTCAGCTCCTGGATTTCCAGCATGTTAAACCCGGAAAAGGTGCTGCTTTTGTTCGCTGCAAGTTGAGGAACGTAAAGAGCGGGGCCATTGTGGAAAGGACTTTTCGCCCCGGAGAAAAATTTCCCAAGGCGCACATTGAACGCAAGGAAATGCAATACCTTTACAAAGAGGGCGATCAGTGGGTGTTTATGGATACGGAGACTTACGAGCAGGTTTCGCTTCCCGAAGAATTACTGGAAGACGCTCCCAAGTATTTGAAAGAAAACATGACCACAGGTATTCTTTTCTACCAGGGCCAGGTAATAGGTGTGGATTTGCCTAAACAGGTTGAACTCAGGGTAACGGCCACTGAACCGGGAATCAAGGGCGATACCGCTTCCGGCGGCGGAAAACCCGCCACCCTTGAAACGGGACTTGTGGTTGTCGTGCCTTTCTTTGTTAATGAAGGCGACGTGCTGGTTATTGATACCCGCACCGGGAACTATGTGAGCCGGGCCTGAACGGCAAGACCGGCGATGTTTAGCTTGCCTGACAAAATGAGATACTATGGTAGTAATGTTGAATTGAGGAGGAAATAAAGTGAGCGATCTGAGGGAAAAGGCAGCCTACCTGCAGGGTTTGGCCGAAGGTCTCGACATTGACAAGGAGTCCAAAGAGGGGAAAATGCTTGCCGCCATTATGGAATTCCTTAACGAGGTTGTGGAAGAGATCGAAGAGGTGTCCGAGCAGCAGGATGAACTGAGCGATTATCTTGAGGCGATAGATGAAGACCTTGGTGAACTGGAAAGGGAAATATACGGGGAAGATGAATACCCCGATGAGGATGAGGAAAACGAGGATGAAGACGAGAATGAAGAGGATGAAGGGGACTACATCGAAGTCGAGTGTCCCAAGTGCCACGATGTGGTTAGATTTGACGCCGGTATCCTTGCCGATGAGGATGTGATCGAGGTGACATGTCCGAACTGCGATGAGGTTGTTTACGTCAACGACGAACAGGCGCTGATGAAAGAGGATGAATAATCCGGCTTGAGCATTTGCCTGCCGGTGGCGAAAGGCCTGACATGGGGTAACCCGTGTCAGGCCTTTTGTGTTCATAGCTTGCATAAAAGAAAGAGCGGGACAATATACATATTATTGCTCAGGAAAAGATAATTGTTGAGCAAAAAGGGGTCCTATGGCAAAAGTCATTATCAACAAAAGAGACAAAAGGGTCAGGGGAGGAGCATACAGCGGCCAGGCAACAGGCCCTTGCACAGTGGTCTCAGGCCGAAACAACACTGCTGGCTTCAGGCCTTTTCCCACATGGCTTCAGGCTATGACTCCCAATTTGCGTATTATGTTGAAGGAAGCATTAGGGGATTTACTCCCGGAAGTGGAGGAAATAAGACTGCGAATTGGCAGGCCTGTTCTTCTCCGGCTGGGCCAGAAGGAAGTGACGGTGGACAACGCCAATAGGCTGACCTCGCATCTTCAAAGGGGCGTTGCCGTCACACGCCAGGAACTGGAAAGGAATCTGGAAATCTTAAGCCAGAGCTCGCTTTATGCCTGGGAAGACGAGTTCAAAAACGGTTACCTGACCATACCCGGCGGGCATCGTATCGGGCTTGCCGGCCGGGGCGTGCTGGAGAAAGGGGAAATCAAAACCTTAAAAGACATTTCCGGTTTCAATTACCGCATCGGGAGGGAAATTCGCGGCTGTTCCGACGAGGTGATACCTTTTGTGGTCGGTAAAGACAAGGTTTATAGCACCATCATTGTTTCCCCTCCCAGGTGCGGTAAAACCACGCTTCTGCGGGATATGGTCAGGCAGTTGAGCGACGGTGTGGAAGAGCTGGGATTTGGCGGGGTAAACGTCGGCCTGGTGGATGAAAGGTCGGAAATCGCCGGGATGTACCTGGGAGAACCACAGTTTGACATTGGGCTGCGCACCGATGTTTTGGATGCTTGTCCCAAGGCCCAGGGGATGATCATGCTTATCAGGTCAATGTCTCCCGGGATTGTCGCCACAGATGAGATCGGGAAAAAGGAGGATGTTCAAGCGCTTTATGAATCGCTGCGAGCAGGGGTATCGGTGATAACCACGGTTCATGGGAGCAGCATGGAAGATGTGCTTGAAAGGCCTGTTTTGAAGGACCTGCTCTGCGGCGGCTTTTTTGAGCGCCTTGTCGTGTTGAGCAGGCGCAAGGGGGCCGGGACCCTGGAAAGCATCCATGACGGTAAAACCCTGGAAAGGATGAACTAACATGTTTAAAATGATCGGGGCCCTTTTAGTGATCGGGGGCTGCGGCTACGGCGGGTTATCAATTGCCCGCGGCTACCGCCTTAGAGCCGAGGTCTTGCGCAGCCTGCAGAACGGTTTGAATCTCCTGGAAGCGGAAATCAGTTACGGTTCCACACCGCTGCCCCTTGCCCTGGAAAGGGTCGGGGAGAAACTTGGCCGGGAAAGCAGCCTCGTTTTTTCGTATGCCGCGCAAGCCTTTCACCTGCATGGGGGGGCTACCGCGGGGGAAGCCTGGGAAGAAGGGGTAAAAAAGCTTGCCCAGAACGTCTCTTTAAGCTTGGAGGACATAAGTATTCTGCAAAGCTTTGGACAGGGGCTGGGCAATTCGGCTAAAAACGAACAGCTTAAAAATATTGCATTGGCCAGGGAACAGCTTTTTATGGCTGAAAAGGAAGCCTGTTTGGCCAGGGAGAGATACGAAAGGATGTGGCGGTATCTTGGTTTTTGCCTGGGCGCGGCGATTGTGCTGGCGTTGATCTGACAATCCTTTGAAGGGAAATGGAAAAGACGATGAATATTGAGTTGATCTTTCAAATCGCTGGAATTGGTATTCTGACCTCTATTTTTCATACTGTCCTAAAACAGGCGGGAAAAGAGGAATATTCTTTTATCGCTACGCTGGCCGGGGTATCCATTGCTTTAATCATGGTGGTGCAGCTTTTGGCCGAACTCTTGAGCAAGGTCAAGAGCGTATTTTTCCTGTCATAGGGGTGCGAAATGGAAATATTCCAGGTTGTCGGCATAGGCCTGTTAGGCACTGTTCTGGCAGTTTTCGTCAGGGAACGCAACAGGGAGGCAGCTGTTCTGGTAAGCTTGGCAACCGGTGTCATTATTTTTATCTTTGCCTTGAGCAGGGTCGGCGCTGTTATTGAGGTTTTGCGGGAACTGGCCTCTTATGCAAATGTGAACATGTTTTATTTAACCACCCTGCTGAAAATCATCGGCATAGCCTATATAGCCGAATTTGGGGCACAGGTTTGCAAAGACGCAGGGGAAAGCTCTACAGCCGCCAAAATTGAATTTGCAGCAAAAGTTCTGGTGATGGTGCTGGCGCTGCCCATTGTCGTGGCAATACTGGAGTCGGTTTTGAGGCTGGTTCCTTAGGTGGTGTGGAGAATGAGGAGACTGCCAGGAGTTGTCATTTTGCTGCTGTTTTTCACTTTGCCGGCAGGGGCAGCGGCGGCCGGCTTTCCGATGAACCAGGCAGAGAGGAAGCCTGCTCAAAGCCTGGAAGCGGCGGTGGAAAAACAAAAAAAAGCCCTGGATTTGCGTGAACTTGAAGAATTCATTTGCCAGGTTGACAGGGAAGTGGGGTCGTACTTGCCGGAGCTGTCGCTTTCGAAAATGATCGATTCTTTTAAAAAGGGAGAGTTTAGCTTTTCTCCACAGGAAGTGGTCAGCAAGATTATTAAGCTCTTTGTCTTTGAATTGACAGCCAATTTGACCCTCTTGGGGAAGCTGCTGATCATCGCCGTGGTTTGTTCGATACTCATCAATCTCCAGTCGGCTTTTGAGGGAGGGACAGTCGCCAGGCTCGCCTGTTTTGTTTGCCTGGCAGCCCTGATTACCATTGCCCTGGGTTCTTTCAATCTGGCGGTAAAAACGGGGCTGGGGTCCATCAGTAAAATGGTTGGTTTTATGAAGCTCTTGCTTCCTGTTCTTCTTGTGCTTCTTACAGCCGTGGGCGGTTTGACCAGCACAGCCCTGCTGCAGCCGTTCCTGATGGTCTTTTTGAGTGTGATGGGGGTTTTTATCCAGGGGGTAATCTTCCCGCTTATTTACCTTACTGCCATGATTTCTATTGTGAACAGTATTTCCGATCGGTTTAAGGTGACGCGGATAGCCAGCCTGATCAGGCAGCTGGCAAAAGCGGGAATTGGACTTGTACTCACCCTGTTCATAGGTGTTGTCACAGTGCAGGGAGCGGCCGGCGCCGTGATTGACGGGGTTACCCTGAGAACGGCGAAATTCATGACGGGCGCTTTTGTTCCGGTAGCCGGCAGCATGTTCGCGGATGCCCTGGACGCCGTAATGGGAGGTTCACTTCTGCTGAAGAATGCGGTTGGACTGACCGGTGTTTTAGTGCTGGGAGCAATCGCCCTGTTTCCCGTTATAAAGATACTGGCCATCGCCGTAATTTACCGGCTGGCGGCAGCGCTGCTTCAGCCGCTTGGCGATACCCTTGTTGCCGATGCCCTGGAAGATATGGCTGGCAGCCTCTTTCTGGTATTTGCCGCCGTGGCCAGTGTGGCCATCATGTTTTTTATGACCATCGCTGTTATTGTGGGGACGGCAAACTTTACGGTGATGCTCAGGTAGGTGATTGATGTTGGAAGTATTAAAAGAACTGGTCAGGAACATTGTGTTAATCGTTCTTTTGGCAGCTTTTCTTGACCTGATTTTGCCTTCAAGCAAAATGAGTTCTTATATCAAAATGGTGATGGGACTGTTTGTGCTTGTTTCCATATTAAATCCTCTTCTCGCTATTTTTCTTCATAGACAGGAATTCGAAGTTATGGCCTGGCAGGAGGAAAGCGCTTTTTTTGACAGCGCTTCTTACCTGGAAAAAAGCGAGAGGCTGGCAGAAGTAAACCGTGGTATCTTTAGGCAGGAATACGGCCGCAGGATGGAAATGCAAATGGAAGCCCTGGTTAAGCTGGTCAGGGGCGTAGAAGAGGCTTGGGTTAAGGTTGAACTGGAAGGAGATGGTCAGGCAGGTGACGTGAAGAGAATAAGGAGCGTTTTGGTGACGGTCGGAATTCAGGGCGAAAGAAAACAGGGCGCGGGCGTTTCCGGTGTTGAGCCGGTAAAGGTCGGGGTTGGGAACGGCGAAAGCAATACCGAGAACAATCCTGCGCGGCAGGCGGGTTCGGAAAAACAGGCAACAAATAAAAATGGGATCGAAAGAGAGATCAAAAACATGCTTGGCCGTTATTTCGAGCTGCAGGAAGGGCAAATCAGGGTGGTGTTCAACCGCTGACCTTTTAACAAAAGAGGTGTGCATATGAGTCAATTATATAAGACCGTATTCGATCCCAAAGGTAAATTCGGTATCTGGGGAATAGGCCTGATGGTGCTACTGGGTATAACCCTGCTCGTTATACCAGGACTCTTTTTGGGCAAAGAAAAGGCTGCTCCCGCCCCTATCCAGATCCAGGAGAAGTCAGAAATTACCGCATCCTCACTGGCCCGTCTCGAGAGCGCCCTGGCCTTGCAGGTCAGCCAGATCCTGAGCCAGGTTGAAGGGGCGGGAAAAGTGGCGGTTTCGCTGACCCTGGATGCCGGATATGAACAGGATTTCGCCCGCAATGTGACCAATGACAGTTCGACCGTGGAGGAAAGGGATACGGCCGGCGGGACAAGAAGCACGACCACCCTGAACCAAAAAACAGAAGTCGTATTTGCCCAGGGGGGAGGGAATGCACTGGTTACAAAAGAAATAGGGCCTAAAATAAGGGGGGTACTCATAGTTGCGGAGGGAGCCCGGGATAGTGAAGTAAAAGCCAAACTGATCCGTGCAGCGCGGGCCCTTCTAGATGTGCCGGCCCACCGCGTGTTGGTACTACCTAAAGAAAGCAGGTGAATAAAGAGGAGATGAAAACAGTATTTATCAGGTTTAAAAGCTTGCTGGCGTTTGGCCTGGTTTTATTGAGCGTTTCCACGGCCTGGCTTGCGGTGACGGGATGGGAAAAGCGCCAAACAATACAGGCCTTGCAAGAAAAAGAAGTCCAGGTTTCCAGTTTTGACGCTGAGCCCGGGCCCACAGTGACCATTGTTCCTCAGGACCCGGGAAAGACGGAGGACAGTTTTTTCAGCGAGTACAGGATTGAGCGGGAACGAACCCGCGGGGAACAGATCGAAATACTGCGCGAGATAGTAAGCAATCCCAATTCCTCGGCGCAAATGCGGCAGGAAGCGCAAAGCAAGCTTATCAGGATCTCCGATAACCTGGAGAAGGAGTCTAAAATCGAAAACACCCTTGTGGCCAAGGGGTTTAAAGATGCCGTGGTGGTAATCCAGCAGGAAGCGGTCATGGTTATCGTTTCTTCGGGCGGGCTGCGGCAGGACGAAATTGCCCGCATCAGCGACATTGTGGTGAAGGTTGTCGGGTGCAAGCAAGAGGACGTGGTGATTGTTCCCAAAGCGCCGTAGTTCGGTATTAAAGGACCTGGAGATTTTGCTCGGATGAGTGTTTGTTAGTTTTATTGGAATCTGATATAATATTTGAGAATACGAGGAGGTATTCTTATGGAAAAAGACCGGTCAGAAAAAAAGATACCCGCTGTTGATTCAGACGGTTTTGCAAATCCTGAAGACAGCGGTTCAATAAGAATAGCGGATGAAGTGGTGGCGATTATTGCCGGGCTGGCCGCCTCGGAAGTTAAAGGAGTGGCCGGGATGAGCGGCGGCATTGTGGGAGGTATTACCGAATTTGTCGGTAAAAAGAACCCTTCCAAAGGGGTAAAAGTAGAAGTGGGCGAAAAGGAAGCCGCCGTTGACATTTTTGTCATTGTAGAGTTTGGAGCCCGCATCCCGGAGGTTGCCAATGAAATACAGCGCAGTGTTAAAAAGGCCATTGAAAACATGACCGGGCTTACCGTGGTGGAAGTGAACGTTCATGTGCAGGGAGTGGCCTTGCCTCACGAGCATAAAGAAGATGAACACCCCCGCGTTAAATAAGATTTGGGAAGGAGGGTTTCGATGCACCGGACGCTGGACAAGATCATAATTGGGGTAATGTCGTTCGGCTACATGGCGGCATCTGTTTTTTTGGTTGTTTTATCGTTGGGCTGGACAAGTCCCCTGCTTTTTGTACAGAACTACCTGCTTTATATGACCAACCGCTGGGTACTGGGTTTATCGGGTGCAGTCCTGTTTTTGATCGCTTTTACCCTTTTTGCGAGCAGTTTTCGTTCCAGGCCTGAAAAACAAACCGTTGTTCATGAAACCTCGCTTGGACAGGTCAGGATCACCCTGATGGCCCTGGATAACCTGATTGTCAAGGCGAGTAAAAGCGTGCAGGGAATCCGGGAAGTAAAGACGCTGCTTAGAAGCACGGGAGAGGGAATTTATATTTGGCTAAGGGTCCAGGTGCTTCCGGACGTTAACATCCCCCAGATGACAGAAGACCTGCAAAAGAAAGTAAAAGAATACCTGGCTAAAACGGCGGGGGTGAACGTTTGCGAGATTAAGGTGACAGTGAATAAAATTGCCTGGGAAACGAAGAGCCGGGTAGAATAGGGGGAAGCGTGAATGTGGAGGGAATTGTTCACCGAACTGCTTCACAGCCACCGCGGCAAGTTTTTCGGCGCTCTGACCGGCTTGCTTTTCGGCATCCTGGTGATGGTGATCGGTTTATTACAAACGATTTTTATTGCCGCCTGCATTTATGTAGGGTATATTATCGGTAAACGCGTGGATGATAATGAAAGCCTCAGAGAAATGATCGAACATTTTTTTAAAGAGAAATAGTAATGGCCGCAAAAAGGGGGCATTTTTTTTGAAAAGACGCGCTGCTCGAGAACAGGCGTTAAAAGCGCTCTTTGCCCGTGACCTTGGAAAAAACGATCCTTTTGCCGTGCTGGAACAGCTATGGGAGGAGGAATCAACTGCCGGGAGCGTCCGTGAATTCAGCAAGCTGCTCGTTGAAGGGGTTCTCCAGAAACAGGAATCTATAGATGAGGTTATTCGCCAAAACGCAATAGAATGGAATCTGGAGAGAATGGCTGCGGTTGACAGGAACATCATGCGCATAGCCCTCTTTGAAATGCTTTTTTCGGCGAAGATCCCCAAAGCCGTGGCTATTAACGAAGCTGTTGAACTGGCTAAAAAATACGGCGGTGACGAGTCGGCCCGTTTCGTCAATGGCATTCTGGGCAGTGTGATTAAAAATACCGGTGAAGATACGGCTCCGGAAAGGAGATAGCAGGCTTATTGTGTTTTTGGGGATTGACACCAGCAACTATACCACTTCTTTAGCTGTGGTCGATATAAAAGGCGATCTTCTTGAAGACAGGAGAAAAACACTTCCGGTTCCAGAGGGAGAACGAGGGCTGCAGCAATCCAAAGCCCTCTTTTATCATTTGCAAAACATACCAGAATTGATGGAAGAAGTGTTTACAAGAATCAAAGGACGGGAAATCCTGGCCGTGGCGGCCAGCAGCAGACCCCGCCCGCAGGAAGGTTCTTATATGCCTGTATTCAGAGCCGGAACTGTTCTTTCCGGGAGTGTTTCAGCCTTGCTTCAGGTGCCGGCAGTGGCGACATCGCACCAGGAAGGACACGTGCTGGCAGGTTTGTGGTCAGTCCAAAAACAGGACCTGGCGAGTTGTCTGGTCATACACCTATCCGGAGGCACAACCGAACTTTTGTTGGTAAACAGGAAGCGGGAACGGCCCCTGCGCTTTGAAATAAAAATCCTGGGAGGTTCTTCAGACATCCAGGCAGGACAGCTGGTTGACCGGGTGGGAACAGCTATGGGGCTTTCTTTTCCCTGCGGACCAGCGCTAGAAAAACTTGCCCGGGAAAGCGAGTGCTATTCGGAAAAAGAACGCGCCAAAGCTGCCATACCTTCATTCGTAAAGGGATTAGAGATGAGCTTTTCCGGGGCGGAAACGCAGGCCATAGCTTTCCTGAAAAAAGGTATTCCGCCGCCACTGGTGGCAAGAGGTGTGGAGCGCTGCATCGCGGCGGCGGTGGAGAAAGCAGCCCGCCGGGCTGTAAACGACACGGGACAAAAAGAGGTACTGCTGGTAGGGGGCGTGGCGGCGAACGACTTCTTACGCTCACATTTGCGACAGAAGCTGGAACACCGGTCCGTGGGAGCCCGCCTGCTTTTCCCGGAAGTGCGGTTCTGCGGCGACAATGCAGTCGGTGTAAGTCTTGTCGCCCGCAGCGCGCTGCGGTGATTTGATTGAAGCAGTTGCCTTTTACAAGAGATAGGTTATACAATGTAGACGATAACGGAGGAGGTATAAACATTGTACAAAATTCTACACAAAGAGTCTCTGGGAACAAATCTTCACCTGCTTGAAGTCGAGGCTCCCCGGATTGCCCGGAAGGCGGAATCAGGGCAGTTCATCATTCTCAGGCTGAAAGAGGAAGCGGAAAGAATACCCCTGACCATTGCCGATTACTCCAGAGAAAAGGGGACCCTGACCATCATTTTCCAGGAAGTGGGGTTTTCCACACGCGAACTGGCCGGGTGCCAGGCCGGCGACACGATTTTAGACCTGGTAGGACCGCTGGGTGTTCCTTCGGAAATCGAGAATTATGGAACAGTGGTTTGCGTGGGAGGAGGAGTGGGGATTGCTCCAGTCTACCCTATCACCCGTGACCTCAAGAAAGCGGGAAATCGCGTGTTTTCAATCATCGGAGCGCGGAATTCCGGCCTTTTGTTCTGGAGGGAAAAAATGGCGGAAGTCAGCGACCAGCTTTTCATTACCACCGACGACGGCAGCGAAGGAAGGAAGGGTTTTGTATCCGATGTCCTGAAGGAAATACTGGATAAAGAAAAAGTTCAGCGTGTGTGGGCTATTGGTCCGATGATCATGATGAAAGTGGTAGCCGATACGACCAGGCCGTATGGTGTTCCCACCATCGTCAGCCTTAACCCCATCATGGTGGACGGGACGGGAATGTGCGGCGCCTGCCGGGTGGCCGTGGGAAAAGAGACCAAGTTTGCCTGTGTGGACGGGCCCGAATTCGACGCGCATCTTGTGGATTTTGATCTGGCAATGAAACGGGCGGCCTTCTTTAAGGATAAGGAACAGCAGGCCCTGGCGATGTGCAAGTGCGGAGGTGAGCGCAGGTGAAAAAAGGGAGAATCGGAATGCCTGTCCAGGACGCGCAGGCAAGAAAAAACAATTTCCACGAAGTAGCGCTGGGATATACACCGGAAATGGCCGGAGAAGAGGCTGCCAGGTGCCTTAACTGCAAGAACCCGCAATGTGTCAAAGGTTGCCCGGTGGAAGTGGACATACCCGGCTTTATTCAGGCCTTGAAAGAAGGGGACCTGAAAAGATCAGCCAGGGTCTTAAAAGAGAAGAATAATCTCCCGGCGGTTTGCGGGCGGGTTTGCCCGCAGGAAAGCCAGTGCGAGGCTCGCTGCATACTGGGAATAAAAGGCGAGCCGGTGGCAATCGGGCGCCTGGAAAGGTTTGTGGCTGACTGGGAAAGGGCATCCGGCGCGCCCCAGCCTGAAAGGCCAGTCCCCAAGAATAAAAAGGTTGCCGTAATAGGTTCGGGGCCGGCCGGGCTGACTGCAGCCGGCGACTTGGCCAAAATGGGTTACCAGGTCACGGTTTTCGAGGCCCTGCACACGCCGGGAGGAGTGCTTATGTACGGCATTCCGGAGTTCCGGCTGCCCAAGGAAGTGGTGCGGCAGGAAATAGACTATATCCGAAAACTGGGCGTCGACATCCAG
Above is a genomic segment from Peptococcaceae bacterium containing:
- the efp gene encoding elongation factor P, which codes for MISTTDFRTGLTFELEGEVVQLLDFQHVKPGKGAAFVRCKLRNVKSGAIVERTFRPGEKFPKAHIERKEMQYLYKEGDQWVFMDTETYEQVSLPEELLEDAPKYLKENMTTGILFYQGQVIGVDLPKQVELRVTATEPGIKGDTASGGGKPATLETGLVVVVPFFVNEGDVLVIDTRTGNYVSRA
- a CDS encoding zinc-ribbon domain-containing protein; this encodes MSDLREKAAYLQGLAEGLDIDKESKEGKMLAAIMEFLNEVVEEIEEVSEQQDELSDYLEAIDEDLGELEREIYGEDEYPDEDEENEDEDENEEDEGDYIEVECPKCHDVVRFDAGILADEDVIEVTCPNCDEVVYVNDEQALMKEDE
- the spoIIIAA gene encoding stage III sporulation protein AA gives rise to the protein MAKVIINKRDKRVRGGAYSGQATGPCTVVSGRNNTAGFRPFPTWLQAMTPNLRIMLKEALGDLLPEVEEIRLRIGRPVLLRLGQKEVTVDNANRLTSHLQRGVAVTRQELERNLEILSQSSLYAWEDEFKNGYLTIPGGHRIGLAGRGVLEKGEIKTLKDISGFNYRIGREIRGCSDEVIPFVVGKDKVYSTIIVSPPRCGKTTLLRDMVRQLSDGVEELGFGGVNVGLVDERSEIAGMYLGEPQFDIGLRTDVLDACPKAQGMIMLIRSMSPGIVATDEIGKKEDVQALYESLRAGVSVITTVHGSSMEDVLERPVLKDLLCGGFFERLVVLSRRKGAGTLESIHDGKTLERMN
- a CDS encoding stage III sporulation protein AB — its product is MFKMIGALLVIGGCGYGGLSIARGYRLRAEVLRSLQNGLNLLEAEISYGSTPLPLALERVGEKLGRESSLVFSYAAQAFHLHGGATAGEAWEEGVKKLAQNVSLSLEDISILQSFGQGLGNSAKNEQLKNIALAREQLFMAEKEACLARERYERMWRYLGFCLGAAIVLALI
- the spoIIIAC gene encoding stage III sporulation protein AC, whose translation is MNIELIFQIAGIGILTSIFHTVLKQAGKEEYSFIATLAGVSIALIMVVQLLAELLSKVKSVFFLS
- the spoIIIAD gene encoding stage III sporulation protein AD, translating into MEIFQVVGIGLLGTVLAVFVRERNREAAVLVSLATGVIIFIFALSRVGAVIEVLRELASYANVNMFYLTTLLKIIGIAYIAEFGAQVCKDAGESSTAAKIEFAAKVLVMVLALPIVVAILESVLRLVP
- the spoIIIAE gene encoding stage III sporulation protein AE, producing MRRLPGVVILLLFFTLPAGAAAAGFPMNQAERKPAQSLEAAVEKQKKALDLRELEEFICQVDREVGSYLPELSLSKMIDSFKKGEFSFSPQEVVSKIIKLFVFELTANLTLLGKLLIIAVVCSILINLQSAFEGGTVARLACFVCLAALITIALGSFNLAVKTGLGSISKMVGFMKLLLPVLLVLLTAVGGLTSTALLQPFLMVFLSVMGVFIQGVIFPLIYLTAMISIVNSISDRFKVTRIASLIRQLAKAGIGLVLTLFIGVVTVQGAAGAVIDGVTLRTAKFMTGAFVPVAGSMFADALDAVMGGSLLLKNAVGLTGVLVLGAIALFPVIKILAIAVIYRLAAALLQPLGDTLVADALEDMAGSLFLVFAAVASVAIMFFMTIAVIVGTANFTVMLR
- the spoIIIAF gene encoding stage III sporulation protein AF; the protein is MLEVLKELVRNIVLIVLLAAFLDLILPSSKMSSYIKMVMGLFVLVSILNPLLAIFLHRQEFEVMAWQEESAFFDSASYLEKSERLAEVNRGIFRQEYGRRMEMQMEALVKLVRGVEEAWVKVELEGDGQAGDVKRIRSVLVTVGIQGERKQGAGVSGVEPVKVGVGNGESNTENNPARQAGSEKQATNKNGIEREIKNMLGRYFELQEGQIRVVFNR
- a CDS encoding SpoIIIAH-like family protein, whose protein sequence is MKTVFIRFKSLLAFGLVLLSVSTAWLAVTGWEKRQTIQALQEKEVQVSSFDAEPGPTVTIVPQDPGKTEDSFFSEYRIERERTRGEQIEILREIVSNPNSSAQMRQEAQSKLIRISDNLEKESKIENTLVAKGFKDAVVVIQQEAVMVIVSSGGLRQDEIARISDIVVKVVGCKQEDVVIVPKAP
- a CDS encoding Asp23/Gls24 family envelope stress response protein, with the translated sequence MEKDRSEKKIPAVDSDGFANPEDSGSIRIADEVVAIIAGLAASEVKGVAGMSGGIVGGITEFVGKKNPSKGVKVEVGEKEAAVDIFVIVEFGARIPEVANEIQRSVKKAIENMTGLTVVEVNVHVQGVALPHEHKEDEHPRVK
- the amaP gene encoding alkaline shock response membrane anchor protein AmaP; this encodes MHRTLDKIIIGVMSFGYMAASVFLVVLSLGWTSPLLFVQNYLLYMTNRWVLGLSGAVLFLIAFTLFASSFRSRPEKQTVVHETSLGQVRITLMALDNLIVKASKSVQGIREVKTLLRSTGEGIYIWLRVQVLPDVNIPQMTEDLQKKVKEYLAKTAGVNVCEIKVTVNKIAWETKSRVE
- a CDS encoding DUF2273 domain-containing protein; translation: MWRELFTELLHSHRGKFFGALTGLLFGILVMVIGLLQTIFIAACIYVGYIIGKRVDDNESLREMIEHFFKEK
- the nusB gene encoding transcription antitermination factor NusB, with amino-acid sequence MKRRAAREQALKALFARDLGKNDPFAVLEQLWEEESTAGSVREFSKLLVEGVLQKQESIDEVIRQNAIEWNLERMAAVDRNIMRIALFEMLFSAKIPKAVAINEAVELAKKYGGDESARFVNGILGSVIKNTGEDTAPERR
- a CDS encoding O-sialoglycoprotein endopeptidase; the protein is MFLGIDTSNYTTSLAVVDIKGDLLEDRRKTLPVPEGERGLQQSKALFYHLQNIPELMEEVFTRIKGREILAVAASSRPRPQEGSYMPVFRAGTVLSGSVSALLQVPAVATSHQEGHVLAGLWSVQKQDLASCLVIHLSGGTTELLLVNRKRERPLRFEIKILGGSSDIQAGQLVDRVGTAMGLSFPCGPALEKLARESECYSEKERAKAAIPSFVKGLEMSFSGAETQAIAFLKKGIPPPLVARGVERCIAAAVEKAARRAVNDTGQKEVLLVGGVAANDFLRSHLRQKLEHRSVGARLLFPEVRFCGDNAVGVSLVARSALR
- a CDS encoding sulfide/dihydroorotate dehydrogenase-like FAD/NAD-binding protein, which produces MYKILHKESLGTNLHLLEVEAPRIARKAESGQFIILRLKEEAERIPLTIADYSREKGTLTIIFQEVGFSTRELAGCQAGDTILDLVGPLGVPSEIENYGTVVCVGGGVGIAPVYPITRDLKKAGNRVFSIIGARNSGLLFWREKMAEVSDQLFITTDDGSEGRKGFVSDVLKEILDKEKVQRVWAIGPMIMMKVVADTTRPYGVPTIVSLNPIMVDGTGMCGACRVAVGKETKFACVDGPEFDAHLVDFDLAMKRAAFFKDKEQQALAMCKCGGERR